taggagcaaagaggtccttctgcagttgtacagggccctagtgagaccgcacctggagtactgtgtacagttttggtctccaaatttgagggaggatattcttgctattgagggcgtgcagcgtaggtttactaagttaattcctggaatggcgggaagactatgttgaaagactggagcgactaggcttgtatacactggaatttagaaggatgagaggagatcttatcgaaacgtataagattattaaagagtccagaacaaggggccacagtttaagaataaggggtaggccatttagaactgagatgagaaaaaccttttcagtcagagagttgtgaatctgtggaattctctgcctcagaaggcagtggaggccaattctctgaatgcattcaagagagagctagatagagctcttaaagatagtggagtcagggggtatggggagaaggcaggaacggggtactgattgagaatgatcagccatgatcacattgaatggcggtgctggctcgaagggcagaatggcctcctcctgcacctattgtctattgtctaaaccgaaggtatacacaaaaagctggagtaactcagctggacaggcagcatccagaaATTCAaaactcacccagagagttgtgaatttgtggaaatctctgccacagagggcagtggaggccaattcactggatgaatttaaaagagagttagatagagctctcggggctagtgaaatcaagggatatggggagaaggcaggcacaggttactgattgtggatgatcagccatgatcacagtgaatgatgtgctggctcgaaggaccaaatggcctcctcctgcacctattttctatgtttctatgcttctatctctggagagaaggaatgggtgacgtttcggttggagaccctttttcaggataggacaggtgtggagggttatggaccaagcgcaggcaggtgggactggtgtagctgggacattgttggccggtgcgggcaggttggggtgtagggcctgtttccaaactgtatcactctgtgactccatgactataaaTGGGAGGAAACGCATTTCACTTTTGTGAAACATTGGAGGTGTTGTGGGAGCAAAGGATGAGGCGGTCACAACCCAACACATGCCCGGGCAGGGAGGTCGGAGTGTTTAGCCCTGTCTCTCCACCCCTCTGCGTCCAAACTCGCTCTGTTCCTCTCTCCGCCGGCACACAGAACGGCGAATACCAACACCGCGCAAATGTCAGTTTTCGTTTTATTGTGAAATATAAATCTCCCCGAAAGTAAGTAACCTCTAAACGCATTGAGTTTATCTTTGGCATTTCATCAACTCGTAGAAAAATGAACAGTCCGCCCGGGACCAACGAAGGGCGACGTTAAACATTCAGGGTAAAGTCAGAGTGCGTGTCTGTcccattgaagataggcacagagtgctggagtatctcagcgggtcaggcagcatctgtggagaacacggataggtgacgtttcgggtcgagacccttcttcagacccgttctTCAGACAGTGTACGACGGTACAGAGTTCACATAGAAGGAGTCTTTGTTCGCGAGGCTGCCAGTGGCTGGTggagcgggccgggccgggccgagcAGGTCACCAGGGTCTCCAGACGGTATCTGTGGTCCCGCCAGCACTGAGCGGACTGGGTGCTGCTAGGGGCAGTGAGAAGCCGGGGGCGGCGGCCGTGATGGTGCGAGTGGCCGGAGAGGCGGCTGGCGGTAGCGGGGTACCGTTGGTGAACAGGGGGATGATCGGTCCCGCTGGTGTGAGCTTGCCGCTGGCCGCCAGCGCCGCGCTGGGGATGAGGAACGCCAACTGTCCGTCGGACGCGGGCACTAACTGGAAGCCGCCGCACAGCTTGGTGGCGGCCGCCAGCGCCTCGGCCGCCTTGACGCCGCCGAGAGAGGCTCCTGATACGGGCAGCTGCATGTGGCCCAGGCCGCTGGTCAGGGCCGGTCCCGCGGCCGGAGGGGGGTAGGTGAGGCCGCTGATCTGCGACACGCAGGTAGACAGGTGGCTGAGCAGGCGGGTGCGCACCTCTGTGTTCACACCTTCGCAGGTGGACAGGAACCTGGTCACCTCGTTGATGCACTCACTGAAACCCGCTCGGTATTTGCCCAACACGCTCGGGTCTGCGCTCAGCGCCGCTGCAAACACAAAACACAGACAGTAAGTAgtgtcacagttcaagaataaggggtaggtcatttagaactgagatgaggaaaaactttttcagtcagagttgtgaatctgtgggattctctgcctcagaaggcagtggaggccaattctctggatgctttcaagagagagctagatagagctcttaaagattgcggagtcagggggtatggggagaaggcaggaacggggtactgattgagaatgatcagccatgatcacattgaatggcggtgctggctcgaaggaccgaatggcctcctcctgcacatattgtctattgtctactgcgtTATCATGTGTGGGACCGGACCGCTGAAGCTGCTGCTTCAcacagaagataagacacaacatgctggagtaactcagcgggcgagaCAGGCAGTaaaaggtcatcagtgataggagcagaatgaggccattcggcccatcaagtctactcctccattcaatcatggctggtctatcaggtatcacaaaatgctggagtaactcagcgggtcggccagcatctctggagggagggaatgggcgacgtctcgggtcgagacccttcttcagactcggtctatctctccctcctcactccattcccctgccttcgccccataacccctgacacctgtacgaatcaaatctctggagagaatgaacgggtgatgtttcgggtggagacccttcctcggcaccttggtgggcatgggcgggttgggccgaatggcctgttcccctgCCCTACAACTTAGAATCATTTTATTAGAGTGTCATATCTCCAAGTACAGGGCCTTAACTTCACCTGAACTTTGAGTCTAGGGTAATGAACGCAATGCCGCCTAGTCATGTAGTACTCGGCTGTACCTGCGCGGGCGGCACCGTCGTCAGTTCATGTTTATAGGTGCATTTTAAACAGCTCAGGTGTTTCATTTTCAAGAGTCTATGGGTTCGCGGTCGCCTGGCTAGCATCGGTAAATAACCATGCTTGCTTGCATTTGTGAGTTTAGTTTTGtaggaaaaatactgcagatgccgggttaaatcgaagttagacacaagatgctggagtaactcagcgggtcaggccgcatctgtagagaacatggataggtggtgtttcacagagtgctggagtaactcagcgggtcaggcagcatctgtggagaacatggataggtggcgtttcacagagtgctggagtaactcagtgggtcaggcagcatctgtggagagaaggaatgggtgacgtttaaatctgaagaagtctgcctcgacccgaaacgtcacccattccttctctccagagatgctgcctgacccgctgagttactccagcattttgtgtctacctttgagtttagttaggttgagttgagtttattgtcacgtgtacgaggTAGGC
The genomic region above belongs to Rhinoraja longicauda isolate Sanriku21f chromosome 13, sRhiLon1.1, whole genome shotgun sequence and contains:
- the her6 gene encoding hairy-related 6 is translated as MPADIMEKATASPVPATPANVSATPDKPKTASESRKSSKPVMEKRRRARINESLGQLKTLILDALKKDSSRHSKLEKADILEMTVRHLRQLQRAQMTAALSADPSVLGKYRAGFSECINEVTRFLSTCEGVNTEVRTRLLSHLSTCVSQISGLTYPPPAAGPALTSGLGHMQLPVSGASLGGVKAAEALAAATKLCGGFQLVPASDGQLAFLIPSAALAASGKLTPAGPIIPLFTNGTPLPPAASPATRTITAAAPGFSLPLAAPSPLSAGGTTDTVWRPW